From the genome of Penaeus monodon isolate SGIC_2016 chromosome 16, NSTDA_Pmon_1, whole genome shotgun sequence, one region includes:
- the LOC119583095 gene encoding LOW QUALITY PROTEIN: tripartite motif-containing protein 75-like (The sequence of the model RefSeq protein was modified relative to this genomic sequence to represent the inferred CDS: deleted 1 base in 1 codon), with protein MDCKVCYSNFDDKASCPRNLECGHSFCTSCLKAIHYGSALECPECRHEQSVEEVAALPVGFGVLRAVEAARGEISTRKEQDEWEAPLFILPRREKDLQEGGKESLENEGAADLEALKKSKIYFCAEKLEELKDYERVLGEVSANVRRHVNYLEKILQSRQSVIQSLQKERERCQREQESIEGRKKELFVRKEQLDDAPGGEETADFRPKEYLDRRRRLKKFLEINKEALGHLHSFASHICQGDKHLLKDGLSMDSPESDLVHLFSDMMRIK; from the exons ATGGATTGCAAAGTATGCTACAGCAACTTCGACGACAAGGCCTCCTGTCCACGGAACCTGGAGTGCGGCCACTCCTTCTGCACCAGCTGCCTCAAGGCCATCCACTACGGGTCAGCGCTGGAGTGCCCCGAGTGCCGCCACGAGCAGAGCGTCGAGGAGGTCGCCGCCCTGCCCGTCGGCTTCGGCGTCCTGAGGGCGGTGGAGGCGGCGCGCGGCGAGATCTCGACCCGCAAGGAGCAGGACGAGTGGGAGGCGCCCTTGTTCATCCTCCCGAGACGAGAGAAAGACCTGCAGGAGGGCGGCAAGGAGAGCCTGGAGAACGAAGGGGCAGCCGATCTGGAGGCCTTGAAGAAGTCTAAAATCTACTTCTGCGCCGAGAAACTGGAGGAGCTGAAGGACTATGAGCGCGTCCTCGGAGAGGTCTCGGCAAACGTCCGGCGCCACGTGAATTACCTGGAGAAGATCCTGCAGAGTCGACAGTCCGTGATCCAGTCC ctgcagaaggagagggagaggtgccaGAGGGAGCAGGAGTCTatcgaaggaaggaagaaggaactgTTTGTTCGCAAGGAGCAGCTCGACGACGCTCCCGGTGGAGAGGAAACAGCGGATTTCCGGCCAAAGGAGTATCTCGACCGCAGACGTCGCCTCAAAAAGTTCCTTGAG ATAAACAAAGAGGCACTGGGACACCTACACTCCTTCGCCTCACACATCTGCCAAGGAGACAAGCATCTACTGAAGGATGGGCTTTCAATGGACTCGCCAGAATCAGACCTCGTCCATCTCTTTAGCGATATGATGAGAATAAAATAA
- the LOC119582432 gene encoding tripartite motif-containing protein 75-like encodes MDCKVCYNPFNEVDYRPRNLECGHSFCTSCLKGIHYGSTLECPECRHEQNVEEVAALPVGFGVLRAVEAARGEISTRKEQDEWEAPLFILPRREKDLQEGGKESLENEGAADLEALKKSYRNVLWSKIYFCAEKLEELKDYERVLGEVSANARHHTHCLEKILQSRQSVIQSLQEEAERCQREQESIEGRKKELFVCKEQPDGASGLEDTEDFRPEEYIDRRHRLTKFIEMDKEALGQLRSFTTHICRNDKQLLRILEPLDVPESDLVHLFEDTMKLN; translated from the exons ATGGACTGCAAGGTGTGCTACAACCCCTTCAACGAAGTGGACTATCGTCCACGGAACCTGGAGTGCGGACACTCCTTCTGCACCAGCTGCCTCAAGGGCATCCACTACGGGTCAACGCTGGAGTGCCCCGAGTGCCGCCACGAGCAAAACGTCGAGGAGGTCGCCGCCCTGCCCGTCGGCTTCGGCGTCCTGAGGGCGGTGGAGGCGGCGCGCGGCGAGATCTCGACCCGCAAGGAGCAGGACGAGTGGGAGGCGCCCTTGTTCATCCTCCCGAGACGAGAGAAAGACCTGCAGGAGGGCGGCAAGGAGAGCCTGGAGAACGAAGGGGCGGCCGATCTGGAGGCCTTGAAGAAGTCTTATCGCAACGTCCTCTGGTCCAAGATCTACTTCTGCGCCGAGAAACTGGAGGAGCTGAAGGACTATGAGCGCGTCCTCGGAGAGGTCTCGGCAAACGCCCGGCACCACACGCATTGCCTGGAGAAGATCCTGCAGAGTCGACAGTCCGTGATCCAGTCCCtgcaggaggaggcggagaggtgCCAGAGGGAGCAGGAGTCTatcgaaggaaggaagaaggaactaTTTGTTTGCAAGGAGCAGCCCGACGGCGCTTCCGGTTTAGAGGACACAGAGGACTTCCGGCCAGAGGAGTATATCGACCGACGACACCGCCTTACTAAGTTCATTGAG ATGGACAAGGAGGCCCTGGGCCAACTTCGCTCCTTCACCACACACATTTGTAGAAATGATAAACAGCTGCTCAGAATCCTCGAGCCACTGGACGTGCCGGAATCTGACCTCGTCCACCTCTTTGAAGACACGATGAAACTAAACTAA